Proteins from one Mesorhizobium sp. M9A.F.Ca.ET.002.03.1.2 genomic window:
- a CDS encoding cytochrome P450 yields MDSQPAPFVPPAPKPRTSPPSTLEMIRIVYRNPLELWGEPTYNQPWISVTGIGGPLVIANDPGLIRHVLVDNAKNYKMATVRQMILRPILRDGLLTAEGEVWRRSRKAMAPVFTPRHIFGFAEPMLRRTREFVTRYEGSGTSDIAHDMTLLTFDILAETLFSGEISGEPGSFAKEIDRLFETMGRVDPLDLLRAPDWLPRLTRIRGRKTMAYFRKIVTDTVKMREERLKRDPDKVPQDFLTLLLKAEGPDGLTRAEVEDNIITFIGAGHETTARALGWTLYCLAEAPWEREKVEREIDGVLAREPDPTKWPDAMPFTRAAFDEALRLYPPAPSINREPIEPETWNGLYIPRRAAVLVMPWVVHRHRKLWDRPDAFMPERFHPGNREKIDRFQYLPFGAGPRVCIGASFAMQEAIIALAIMLSRFRFDTTAETRPWPVQKLTTQPQGGLPMQVTRRL; encoded by the coding sequence ATGGACAGTCAGCCCGCCCCCTTCGTCCCGCCGGCGCCGAAGCCGCGCACGTCGCCGCCTTCGACGCTGGAGATGATCCGCATCGTCTATCGCAACCCGCTCGAACTGTGGGGCGAGCCGACCTACAACCAACCCTGGATATCGGTGACCGGCATCGGCGGCCCGCTGGTCATCGCCAACGACCCCGGCCTCATACGCCACGTGCTGGTCGACAACGCCAAAAACTACAAGATGGCGACGGTGCGCCAGATGATCCTGCGGCCGATCCTGCGCGACGGCCTGCTGACCGCCGAGGGTGAGGTATGGAGGCGTTCACGCAAGGCGATGGCGCCGGTGTTCACGCCACGCCACATCTTCGGCTTCGCCGAGCCGATGCTGAGGCGCACGCGGGAGTTCGTCACGCGCTACGAGGGCAGCGGCACGTCCGACATCGCCCATGACATGACGCTGCTTACCTTTGACATCCTGGCCGAGACGCTGTTTTCCGGCGAAATATCAGGCGAACCGGGCAGCTTCGCCAAGGAGATCGACCGGCTGTTCGAGACCATGGGCCGGGTCGATCCGCTCGACCTGTTGCGGGCGCCCGACTGGCTGCCGCGCCTGACCCGCATCCGCGGCCGCAAGACCATGGCCTATTTCCGCAAGATCGTCACCGACACCGTCAAGATGCGCGAAGAGCGGCTCAAACGCGATCCCGACAAGGTGCCACAGGATTTTCTCACGCTTTTGCTCAAGGCGGAGGGACCGGACGGGCTGACGCGAGCCGAGGTCGAGGACAACATCATCACCTTCATCGGCGCCGGCCATGAAACCACGGCGCGTGCGCTCGGCTGGACGCTCTATTGCCTGGCCGAAGCGCCTTGGGAGCGCGAAAAGGTGGAGCGCGAGATTGACGGCGTGCTGGCGCGAGAACCCGATCCGACAAAATGGCCCGACGCCATGCCGTTCACCCGCGCCGCCTTCGACGAAGCACTCAGGCTCTACCCGCCGGCGCCGTCGATCAACCGCGAGCCGATCGAGCCCGAAACCTGGAACGGCCTCTATATACCGAGGCGCGCCGCGGTGCTGGTCATGCCCTGGGTCGTCCACCGTCACCGCAAGCTGTGGGACAGGCCGGACGCCTTCATGCCGGAACGCTTCCATCCGGGGAATCGCGAAAAGATCGACCGCTTCCAGTATTTGCCGTTCGGCGCCGGTCCTCGCGTCTGCATCGGCGCCAGCTTTGCCATGCAGGAGGCGATCATTGCTCTGGCCATCATGCTGTCGCGCTTCCGCTTCGATACCACCGCCGAGACCAGGCCGTGGCCGGTGCAGAAACTGACGACGCAGCCGCAGGGCGGCCTGCCGATGCAGGTCACGCGGCGCCTTTAG
- a CDS encoding complex I NDUFA9 subunit family protein, with product MTEILQTPKLVVVFGGSGFVGRHVVRALARRGYRIRVACRRPDLAGHLQPLGNVGQIQPVQANVRVRWSVDRAVQGADHVVNLVAILHEGGRQKFTSVHEFGARAIAEAARAVHAGFTHISALGADLNAQSDYARTKALGEKAVFETIEDAVIFRPSIIFGPEDSFFNRFAGMARLSPVLPLIGGGQTKFQPVYVGDVAEAVARSVEGKVEGGQIYELGGPKVFTFKECMEEMLAVINRKRLLVPVPWWLANVQASILGLLPNPLLTKDQVLQLRAHNIVSDAATRDNRTLAGLGIQPRSIGSILPSYLWSYRPAGQFQRKTAA from the coding sequence ATGACCGAAATCCTGCAGACCCCAAAGCTAGTCGTCGTGTTCGGCGGCTCCGGCTTTGTCGGCCGTCACGTCGTGCGGGCGTTGGCTAGGCGCGGCTACCGCATCAGGGTCGCCTGCCGCCGGCCCGACCTCGCCGGCCATCTGCAGCCGCTCGGCAATGTCGGCCAGATCCAGCCGGTGCAGGCCAACGTTCGGGTGCGCTGGTCGGTCGACCGCGCCGTGCAGGGCGCCGACCATGTCGTCAATCTGGTGGCCATCCTGCATGAGGGCGGCCGCCAGAAATTCACGTCCGTTCATGAGTTCGGTGCGCGCGCCATCGCCGAAGCCGCACGTGCCGTTCATGCCGGCTTCACCCATATCTCGGCACTGGGCGCCGATCTGAACGCGCAATCGGACTACGCGCGCACCAAGGCGCTCGGTGAAAAGGCGGTTTTCGAGACGATCGAGGATGCCGTCATTTTCCGGCCATCGATCATTTTCGGACCGGAGGACAGTTTCTTCAACCGCTTCGCCGGCATGGCGCGCCTTTCGCCGGTGCTGCCGCTGATCGGCGGCGGGCAAACCAAATTCCAGCCGGTCTATGTCGGCGATGTCGCCGAAGCGGTGGCGCGCTCGGTCGAGGGCAAGGTCGAGGGTGGCCAGATCTACGAGCTCGGCGGACCGAAGGTGTTCACTTTCAAGGAATGCATGGAAGAAATGCTTGCCGTCATCAACCGCAAGCGGCTTCTGGTGCCGGTTCCGTGGTGGCTGGCCAACGTGCAGGCATCGATCCTCGGCCTTTTGCCCAATCCGTTGCTGACCAAGGATCAGGTCCTGCAGTTGCGCGCGCACAACATCGTGTCGGACGCGGCCACCAGGGACAACAGGACACTCGCCGGCCTCGGCATCCAGCCGCGGTCGATCGGCAGCATCCTGCCGAGCTATCTCTGGAGCTACCGCCCCGCGGGCCAGTTCCAGCGCAAGACGGCGGCCTGA
- a CDS encoding DoxX family protein: MSASTDNSSRSLFVPALGGLYSVLNTTAETVLRAVAGIFLAIHGSGKITDPFGAAEMVEGLGFYPGAFWSLLLACTEFFGGIFIAIGLLTRPAAFAGMFVLLVTVWFHWITMGQGFSGAEKSLLWAAILFFFVIRGGNRHSVDARIGRAF; the protein is encoded by the coding sequence ATGTCCGCAAGCACCGACAATTCCAGTAGAAGCCTTTTCGTCCCAGCCCTTGGCGGCCTCTATTCGGTGCTGAACACTACAGCGGAAACCGTCCTGCGCGCCGTGGCCGGCATCTTCCTCGCCATCCACGGCTCGGGTAAGATCACCGATCCTTTCGGCGCCGCCGAGATGGTCGAGGGCCTCGGCTTCTATCCCGGCGCCTTTTGGTCGCTGCTGCTAGCCTGCACCGAATTCTTCGGCGGCATTTTCATCGCCATCGGCCTGCTGACCCGCCCAGCCGCCTTCGCCGGGATGTTCGTGCTTCTGGTCACGGTCTGGTTCCACTGGATCACCATGGGCCAGGGCTTTTCGGGCGCCGAAAAATCGCTGCTGTGGGCGGCGATCCTGTTCTTCTTCGTCATCCGCGGCGGCAACCGCCATTCGGTCGACGCGCGCATCGGCAGAGCGTTCTAA
- a CDS encoding Ldh family oxidoreductase yields MQLSLDQATGLCRMAALGAGANEEAAQSLAASIVAAEAEGLSTVGLSHFIDYLEALEAGRIDGKAEPVITRPALAVYLSDARGGLAHTGFDRTIDDLAKAARLFGVAIFSQKNAYTCGALGYFTGRLAALGLVSFAATNGPAVLAGSGSVKPVYCTNPMSFAAPAADGAPLVIDQSSSATAFVNIRKAADDGRQIPEGWALDASGNPTTDPAAAMKGAMLAFGGQRGANIALMVEVLAAGLSGANWSLDAPWFTDGPDSPGTGLFVLAIEPKLLDPDFEKRMKDQLDRLRRRYGVHVPGRARAEAAEKAAARGITAPKAVVQRISEFAERYSS; encoded by the coding sequence ATGCAACTCAGTCTCGACCAGGCGACAGGACTGTGCCGGATGGCGGCACTCGGCGCAGGCGCCAATGAAGAAGCGGCGCAGTCGCTCGCAGCCTCCATCGTCGCTGCCGAGGCGGAAGGACTGTCCACGGTCGGGCTGTCGCATTTTATCGACTATCTCGAAGCGCTGGAGGCCGGCCGCATCGACGGCAAGGCCGAGCCGGTCATCACCAGGCCAGCGTTGGCGGTCTATCTCTCCGACGCGCGCGGCGGCCTGGCGCATACCGGCTTCGACCGCACGATCGACGATCTTGCCAAGGCGGCACGCCTGTTCGGCGTCGCCATCTTCTCGCAGAAGAACGCCTATACATGCGGGGCGCTCGGCTATTTTACCGGGCGGCTGGCAGCACTTGGGCTGGTGTCCTTCGCCGCGACCAACGGGCCAGCCGTGCTTGCCGGCTCGGGCTCGGTCAAGCCGGTCTACTGCACCAACCCGATGTCCTTTGCCGCGCCCGCCGCCGACGGAGCGCCGCTGGTGATCGACCAGTCGTCGAGCGCCACTGCTTTCGTCAACATCCGCAAGGCGGCCGACGACGGCAGGCAAATTCCGGAAGGCTGGGCGCTGGACGCAAGCGGCAACCCGACCACCGATCCAGCGGCCGCCATGAAGGGCGCGATGCTTGCCTTCGGCGGCCAGCGCGGCGCCAATATCGCGCTGATGGTCGAAGTGCTGGCGGCGGGCCTGTCGGGCGCCAACTGGTCGCTCGATGCACCATGGTTCACCGACGGGCCGGACAGTCCGGGAACCGGCCTCTTCGTGCTGGCCATCGAGCCCAAGCTGCTTGATCCGGATTTCGAGAAACGCATGAAGGACCAGCTCGACCGCTTGCGGCGGCGCTACGGCGTGCATGTGCCCGGCCGCGCCCGAGCTGAAGCGGCGGAGAAGGCGGCGGCGCGCGGCATTACAGCGCCCAAGGCCGTGGTGCAGCGTATTTCCGAATTCGCCGAACGCTATTCTTCGTGA
- a CDS encoding ABC transporter permease, whose amino-acid sequence MAAETPVIHAAARASLWMQPHRIALILIALAIVVASIFLMRWDWLPTYLPLALQGIWRTIWLLVVTSALGIALAIPLGLAQVIGPPILGIPAKAFCTVIRGTPLLLQLWLLYFGLGSLFPQFPWIRESFLWPILRQAWPYAVLSLTISYAGYEGEVMRGAFAGVPRGQLEAARAFGMSRWKMFRRIWLPQAIHRALPTLAGETVLQLKATPLVATITMVDIYAVASRVRQDLFVTYEPLLLLALVYMAITGILVFGFRRLEARIPNRLG is encoded by the coding sequence ATGGCGGCCGAAACCCCGGTCATTCACGCCGCCGCCCGGGCTTCGCTCTGGATGCAGCCACATCGGATAGCGCTGATCCTGATCGCACTGGCTATCGTCGTGGCGTCGATTTTCCTGATGCGCTGGGATTGGCTGCCCACCTATCTGCCGCTGGCTTTGCAAGGCATATGGCGGACCATATGGCTGCTGGTGGTAACGTCGGCTCTGGGCATCGCGCTCGCTATCCCCCTCGGCCTCGCGCAGGTGATCGGCCCGCCGATCTTGGGCATTCCGGCCAAGGCGTTCTGCACGGTTATTCGCGGCACGCCGCTGCTGCTCCAGCTCTGGCTGCTCTACTTCGGACTCGGTTCGCTGTTTCCGCAATTTCCGTGGATCCGCGAGTCGTTCCTCTGGCCCATTCTCAGGCAAGCATGGCCCTACGCCGTTCTTTCGCTGACGATTTCCTATGCCGGCTACGAAGGCGAAGTGATGCGTGGCGCCTTCGCCGGCGTACCGCGCGGTCAACTCGAGGCGGCCCGCGCTTTCGGCATGAGCCGTTGGAAAATGTTCAGGCGAATATGGCTGCCGCAGGCGATCCACCGGGCGCTGCCGACGCTGGCGGGCGAAACCGTCCTTCAGCTGAAGGCAACACCGCTGGTGGCGACCATAACCATGGTCGACATCTATGCCGTAGCCTCGCGGGTGCGCCAGGATCTCTTCGTCACCTACGAACCCTTGCTGCTTCTGGCGTTGGTCTATATGGCCATCACCGGTATCCTGGTCTTCGGCTTCCGCCGGCTCGAGGCGCGGATTCCGAACCGGCTCGGCTGA
- a CDS encoding ABC transporter permease subunit (The N-terminal region of this protein, as described by TIGR01726, is a three transmembrane segment that identifies a subfamily of ABC transporter permease subunits, which specificities that include histidine, arginine, glutamine, glutamate, L-cystine (sic), the opines (in Agrobacterium) octopine and nopaline, etc.) gives MHGLANSVGIAFGSFGVGLVIGVGGAYGKLYGGPVVRDLLEVYTTAVRAVPELVLILLLYFAGTDLINQVLTALGHAAIDINGVVAGIGVLGVVQGAYSTEVLRGAILGIPQGQIEAARAYGMPPGLLLRRITLPAMLPFAIPGLANLWLIATKDTALLAIVGVNELTQTTRTAAGATKAYFTFFMAAGALYLVLTLVSNVVIGRIERWARRGMPSIAGAH, from the coding sequence CTGCATGGGCTGGCAAACTCCGTCGGAATTGCTTTCGGTTCCTTTGGAGTCGGTCTTGTGATCGGCGTCGGCGGCGCTTACGGCAAGCTCTATGGCGGGCCAGTGGTCCGTGACCTGCTGGAAGTCTATACCACCGCGGTCCGCGCCGTGCCCGAACTGGTGCTGATCCTGCTGCTTTATTTCGCTGGTACCGACCTCATCAACCAGGTGCTCACCGCGCTCGGCCATGCCGCAATCGATATCAACGGGGTTGTCGCCGGCATAGGCGTACTCGGGGTGGTGCAGGGCGCCTACTCTACCGAAGTCTTGCGCGGCGCGATTCTCGGCATTCCGCAGGGCCAGATCGAAGCCGCGCGGGCTTATGGAATGCCCCCCGGCCTGCTTCTCAGGCGTATCACACTACCGGCGATGCTGCCCTTCGCCATCCCGGGACTGGCGAACCTGTGGCTGATCGCCACCAAGGACACCGCACTTCTCGCAATCGTCGGCGTCAATGAACTGACACAGACCACACGGACGGCGGCCGGCGCCACGAAGGCGTATTTCACCTTCTTCATGGCGGCGGGCGCGCTCTATCTTGTCCTGACCCTCGTCTCCAACGTTGTCATCGGGCGCATTGAGCGCTGGGCGCGGCGCGGCATGCCTTCGATCGCGGGGGCGCACTGA
- a CDS encoding transporter substrate-binding domain-containing protein gives MKPFLKTAFAATLIALSGAFSASAEQIKVGFSPEAYPPFYSQDSSGNWGGWEVDIANAICGEAKLDCVLTPIPWDGLIPALKTKKIDAIMNSMSITDERKKEIDFSDKYYNTPTAVIGAKDQKFDATPEGLKDKTMGVQASTVHAAYAKKHFTDAAEIKEYQTQDEANQDLAAGRIDATQADSIALDAFLKSDQGKACCDLKGYVAPDLEVLGPGVGAGVRQGDTEIKNKINAAIKAIRANGKYAEITKKYFDFDIFGDESQSN, from the coding sequence ATGAAACCTTTTCTCAAAACGGCCTTCGCGGCCACGCTGATCGCGCTGTCGGGCGCATTTTCGGCAAGCGCCGAGCAGATCAAGGTCGGTTTTTCGCCTGAAGCCTATCCGCCGTTTTACTCGCAGGATTCGTCCGGCAACTGGGGCGGCTGGGAAGTCGACATCGCCAATGCCATCTGCGGCGAAGCCAAGCTGGATTGCGTATTGACGCCGATCCCGTGGGACGGCCTCATCCCCGCGCTCAAGACCAAGAAGATCGACGCGATCATGAATTCGATGTCCATTACCGATGAACGCAAGAAGGAAATCGACTTTTCCGATAAATACTACAACACGCCGACTGCGGTGATCGGGGCCAAGGATCAGAAATTCGATGCGACGCCAGAGGGGCTGAAAGACAAGACAATGGGCGTTCAGGCCTCAACGGTGCACGCTGCCTACGCCAAGAAGCACTTCACCGATGCTGCCGAGATCAAGGAATACCAGACGCAGGACGAGGCAAATCAGGATCTCGCCGCCGGCCGGATCGATGCCACGCAGGCCGATTCGATCGCGCTCGATGCATTTTTGAAGTCGGATCAAGGCAAGGCGTGCTGCGACCTCAAAGGTTATGTGGCGCCGGACCTTGAAGTACTGGGGCCTGGCGTCGGCGCCGGCGTACGCCAAGGCGACACCGAGATCAAGAACAAGATCAACGCCGCCATCAAGGCCATCAGGGCCAATGGCAAGTATGCCGAAATCACCAAGAAGTATTTCGACTTCGACATCTTCGGCGACGAGTCGCAGTCCAACTGA
- a CDS encoding ABC transporter ATP-binding protein — MTQGAASALKHTVQDSAAEAIHVEKLHKKFGELHVLKGVSLSARDGEVIAIIGGSGSGKSTLLRCINCLENPTSGIIRVNGEEIRMKADTHGHTVPADRKQIERIRSKLGMVFQNFNLWSHMTLIENVIEVPMHVLGVKRETAIATAEKLLARVGLAEKRDVYPAYLSGGQQQRAAIARALAINPRVMLFDEPTSALDPELVGEVLKVIGDLAREGRTMVLVTHEMKFAREVATHVVYLYNGLVEEEGPPEQIFGAPKSERLKQFLRNVG, encoded by the coding sequence ATGACGCAGGGCGCCGCATCCGCACTGAAGCACACGGTTCAGGACAGCGCCGCCGAAGCCATCCATGTCGAGAAGCTGCACAAGAAATTCGGCGAACTGCATGTGCTGAAGGGCGTTTCGCTGTCGGCGCGCGACGGCGAGGTCATCGCCATCATCGGCGGCAGCGGCTCGGGCAAGTCGACGCTGCTTCGCTGTATCAACTGCCTGGAGAACCCGACCAGCGGCATCATCCGCGTCAACGGCGAGGAGATCCGGATGAAGGCCGACACCCACGGCCACACCGTTCCCGCCGACCGCAAGCAGATCGAGCGCATTCGCTCCAAGCTCGGCATGGTCTTCCAGAACTTCAATTTGTGGAGCCACATGACGCTGATCGAGAACGTCATCGAGGTTCCGATGCATGTGCTTGGCGTCAAGCGCGAGACGGCTATCGCTACGGCCGAAAAGCTGCTCGCGCGCGTCGGCCTGGCCGAAAAGCGCGACGTCTATCCGGCCTATCTGTCGGGCGGCCAGCAGCAACGCGCCGCGATTGCAAGGGCGCTGGCCATCAACCCGCGCGTCATGCTGTTCGACGAACCGACCTCGGCGCTCGACCCGGAGCTGGTCGGCGAGGTACTGAAGGTGATCGGCGATCTGGCGCGCGAAGGCCGCACCATGGTGCTGGTCACCCACGAGATGAAATTCGCCCGCGAGGTCGCGACGCATGTCGTCTACCTCTACAACGGGCTGGTCGAGGAAGAAGGGCCGCCGGAGCAGATCTTCGGCGCACCCAAATCCGAAAGGCTGAAGCAGTTTCTGCGCAATGTAGGATGA
- a CDS encoding arginine deiminase family protein, with product MAGPLQRVLMRSAASAMRRAEASQWHYGPGFDAQKAAAQHEALTTLVSASGAEIEWLTDADDGLADSVFTHDPSLMTDHGAIILAMGKALRRAEPGLHEAAYRRMGVPILGSIEHPGQVEGGDCVWVDARTLAVGRGVRTNQDGIQQLANLLTPKGVQVYGYDLPLWHGEEACLHLMSVISPLADDLALVYAPLLPAPFYQMLRARGIRLVEGDAEEFFASNGLSLNVLPTAPRDVIAVAGFPKTAAAMAAAGCKVSTFEADALCIACEGGPTCLTRPVLRQ from the coding sequence ATGGCCGGGCCGTTGCAACGCGTGCTGATGCGGTCCGCCGCGAGCGCCATGCGCCGCGCCGAAGCGTCGCAATGGCACTATGGTCCGGGCTTCGATGCGCAAAAGGCCGCTGCCCAGCATGAGGCACTGACGACGCTGGTTTCGGCATCCGGCGCCGAGATCGAATGGCTGACCGACGCCGATGACGGGCTTGCCGACTCCGTCTTCACCCACGATCCTTCGCTGATGACCGACCACGGCGCCATCATCCTTGCCATGGGCAAGGCGCTGCGCCGGGCCGAGCCCGGCCTGCACGAGGCAGCCTATAGGCGCATGGGCGTGCCCATCCTCGGTAGCATCGAGCATCCCGGCCAGGTCGAAGGCGGCGACTGTGTCTGGGTGGATGCAAGGACGCTGGCCGTCGGTCGCGGCGTGCGCACCAACCAGGACGGCATCCAGCAGCTCGCCAACCTGCTCACGCCCAAGGGCGTCCAGGTCTATGGTTACGACCTGCCGCTCTGGCATGGCGAGGAGGCCTGCCTGCATCTGATGTCGGTGATCAGTCCGCTCGCCGACGATCTGGCGCTGGTCTATGCACCGCTTTTGCCGGCTCCATTCTACCAGATGCTGCGGGCGCGAGGCATTCGCCTCGTCGAGGGCGATGCCGAGGAGTTCTTTGCCTCAAACGGCCTCAGCCTCAACGTGCTGCCGACCGCGCCGCGCGACGTGATCGCCGTCGCCGGCTTCCCGAAGACGGCTGCGGCCATGGCGGCTGCCGGCTGCAAGGTTTCCACCTTCGAGGCGGACGCGCTGTGCATCGCCTGCGAGGGCGGCCCGACCTGCCTCACACGTCCGGTGCTCAGACAATGA
- a CDS encoding 5-guanidino-2-oxopentanoate decarboxylase: protein MTTVGEALITLLEAHDVDTVFGIPGVHTVELYRGLARSKIRHVTPRHEQGAGFMADGYARASGRPGVAFVITGPGLTNTITAMGQARADSVPMLVISGVNATPTLGKGLGHLHELPDQRGMMEKVALFSHRVTDADELPEVLARAFSLFSSTRPGPVHIEIPTDIMVKPAGGIRALLTNIAPPEPDAAAIAEAARLCAAARRPLILAGGGAKRAEAPLQCLAERLGAPVVQTTNARGLLHRHPLGVPASPSLKAVRALITDADLVIAAGTEFGPTDYDGYGDDGFVLPTNLIRIDIGADQLARRPAVTSIQADCSVALEALLSEIGTGQAPSGDGPARAAATRQAALTEIGPALQAQTRAVEAIRDALPGSIIVGDSTQPVYAANLCYDHDRPGGWFNAATGFGALGFGPPAAIGAALAVPDAPVVCLTGDGGFQFTLPELGAALDAAAPVIFVVWNNRGYREIETSMLNVGVEPVGVSPAPPDFCKLAEAYGIAAERLADIGHLADALRRARATGLPFVIEITVD from the coding sequence ATGACGACAGTCGGCGAAGCGCTCATCACTTTGCTCGAAGCCCATGATGTCGACACGGTCTTCGGCATTCCGGGTGTGCATACGGTCGAACTCTATCGTGGGCTGGCGCGTTCGAAGATCCGCCACGTCACGCCGCGCCATGAGCAGGGCGCCGGCTTCATGGCCGACGGTTATGCGCGCGCCAGCGGCAGGCCGGGCGTCGCTTTCGTCATCACCGGACCGGGACTGACCAACACCATCACCGCCATGGGCCAGGCCCGTGCCGATTCGGTGCCGATGCTGGTGATCTCAGGCGTCAACGCCACGCCGACACTGGGCAAGGGCCTCGGCCATCTGCACGAACTGCCCGACCAGCGCGGCATGATGGAGAAGGTCGCGCTGTTCTCCCACCGTGTCACCGACGCCGACGAACTGCCCGAAGTGCTCGCCCGCGCCTTCTCCCTGTTTTCATCCACGCGTCCCGGCCCGGTCCATATCGAGATCCCGACCGACATCATGGTCAAGCCGGCGGGCGGCATCAGGGCGTTGCTGACGAATATCGCGCCGCCCGAGCCGGATGCTGCGGCGATAGCAGAGGCGGCAAGACTTTGCGCGGCTGCCCGCCGACCGCTTATCCTTGCCGGCGGCGGCGCCAAGAGAGCCGAAGCGCCGTTGCAATGCCTGGCCGAAAGGCTGGGAGCGCCGGTTGTCCAGACGACCAATGCCCGCGGCCTGCTGCATCGCCATCCGCTTGGCGTGCCGGCGAGTCCAAGTCTGAAGGCGGTGCGCGCGCTGATAACCGACGCCGACCTGGTCATCGCCGCCGGCACCGAGTTCGGCCCAACCGACTATGACGGATATGGCGACGATGGCTTTGTCTTGCCGACCAATCTCATCCGCATCGACATCGGCGCCGACCAGCTTGCCCGCCGGCCGGCCGTGACTTCGATCCAGGCCGATTGCTCCGTAGCACTCGAGGCGCTGCTTTCAGAGATCGGTACCGGCCAGGCGCCATCGGGCGACGGCCCGGCTCGCGCCGCTGCGACAAGGCAGGCGGCCCTTACCGAGATCGGCCCGGCCCTCCAGGCGCAGACGCGCGCCGTCGAGGCGATCCGCGATGCATTGCCGGGCTCGATCATCGTCGGCGATTCGACGCAGCCGGTCTACGCCGCCAACCTCTGCTACGATCACGACCGTCCGGGCGGCTGGTTCAACGCCGCCACCGGCTTCGGCGCGCTGGGTTTTGGTCCGCCGGCGGCGATCGGCGCGGCCCTTGCAGTGCCTGATGCGCCGGTCGTTTGCCTCACCGGCGACGGTGGTTTCCAATTCACGCTGCCGGAGTTGGGCGCAGCCCTCGATGCGGCGGCGCCGGTGATCTTCGTCGTCTGGAACAATCGCGGCTATCGCGAAATCGAGACCTCGATGCTCAATGTCGGCGTCGAGCCGGTCGGCGTCTCTCCCGCCCCGCCGGATTTTTGCAAGCTGGCCGAGGCCTATGGCATTGCCGCCGAGCGGCTCGCCGATATCGGTCATCTGGCGGATGCACTCAGGCGCGCGCGGGCGACTGGACTGCCATTTGTAATCGAAATTACCGTCGACTGA
- a CDS encoding SDR family NAD(P)-dependent oxidoreductase, with the protein MTDTLDGRHIVVTGGTGALGAAVVGKLLGEGAICHVPNAHAAAPVHFPFPADERVRLAHNVDLADSAKVEAFYASVPDLWASIQLAGGFTAAPVEKIESASFAEMMDTNARTTFLCCRAAIRSMLASGTAGRIVNVTARAGLDLRRGSGMVAYAASKAAVAAMTVAMAEELKGKGILVNAVAPSTLDTPANRAGMPAADFGKWVSLEAAAEAIAYLASPANLAMSGTLVPLYGRA; encoded by the coding sequence ATGACGGATACACTGGACGGAAGGCATATTGTGGTGACCGGCGGCACGGGTGCGCTCGGCGCCGCGGTCGTCGGCAAACTGCTGGGTGAGGGCGCGATCTGCCATGTGCCCAATGCCCATGCCGCCGCGCCTGTGCATTTTCCCTTCCCGGCGGATGAGCGTGTCAGGCTGGCGCACAATGTCGACCTCGCCGACTCCGCCAAGGTCGAGGCGTTCTACGCCAGCGTTCCGGATTTGTGGGCGTCCATCCAGCTGGCCGGCGGCTTCACCGCCGCGCCGGTGGAGAAGATCGAGTCCGCGTCTTTTGCCGAAATGATGGACACCAATGCCCGTACCACCTTCCTGTGCTGCCGTGCGGCGATACGCTCGATGCTGGCATCGGGCACGGCTGGTCGCATCGTCAATGTCACGGCGCGCGCCGGGCTCGACCTGCGGCGCGGCTCCGGCATGGTCGCCTATGCCGCCAGCAAAGCAGCGGTCGCGGCAATGACGGTGGCAATGGCGGAGGAGCTCAAGGGCAAGGGCATTCTGGTCAATGCAGTCGCACCCTCGACCCTCGACACGCCGGCCAACCGGGCTGGGATGCCGGCCGCCGATTTCGGCAAATGGGTCAGCCTCGAAGCGGCTGCGGAGGCCATTGCCTATCTCGCTTCGCCGGCCAATCTGGCGATGAGCGGCACGCTGGTGCCGCTCTACGGCAGGGCCTGA